The genomic region TCCCGTCTctgaggcctcagttttcttacctgaaAAAATGAGAAGTTTACATGAGATCTCTGAGGTCCTGTCAGTTCTAGCAAAGTGGAATAATAACTGTTCACACTGACCCTGGCACAGGCCGTGTTCATCTATGAACATAACAGCACTATGAGGTGGGGGCTAGCCctactcccattttgcagatgaggaaactgcagcACGGAGAGAAGTAGCTGGCTCGAGGTCACGCAGCTAAGTAAGCAGCAGAGGGAAATTCAAATGGACGCTCTCAAGCATTGTACTACTGTGCGTCTTAGGTGAGAGTTCTGTGAAGAAGAAAACACTTTGGACACGGGGTTTCACGATCATGATCAATTTTCTCATAAACAAACAGGCCTCCAGACCTTTCCCAACGGATTCATCCCCTAAGCGCTCGGATGCTCCTGCGTTAGGGCCCCAGGGGATGAGGGACAAAGATGGGAGCGGGTGGGAGGGAGCCATGGGGACACGTCAATGGGGTAGACTGAAGCTGTGGATCTGGAGAGAAGAGACTAAGTGCTGGATCAAGAGCTAACGTCCACAAGTATAGCAGAGTCATCTGGAATTTTCCCCTTGGTCACCTGGGGCAGGAGCTCCCGGGTGATACCTCCAGGTGACGGAGAGCAGGGCTTGGGTCAGCAGGGTCTGGGTGGTGCTAGGTCTTCCTCCAAGCCACAGAGCTCTGTTAGGACAGTAACCAGAGGCCGCTCTAGGTCCTGTGGGATGCAGGAGGGCGCCTTCAGTGTCCagaggacgggggcggggggcggagcggGGAGACAGAGTGGCAGACACACTGTCTGTCCAGGTGGTGTTTTGGGGGAGAGCTGTGGGCAGCGTATCTGCTGAATATTTGGAAATATTCCCAAATATTCACTTGGGCATGGAAGCAAGAGGTATGCAGAACTAGCCACATGCATTCCCAGGCGCTTGCTACAGCTCCATTTGCTGCCTTTCCTCTGCGTGGCCGAggcgcacacacaaacacacactcacacaggccCAGGCCCAGTGTACAGCCCCAGTACCAAGTCATCGTGCACTTTTATTCAGCTTCAGAACCATAATGCTGAGGCCTGCcctccgcccttgccgcctgcTGCCATTTGTCCGTGGTTTATGTCTCAGGCTTGGCCTGTGAGGGGCTCTAGGACGCCAGCAGGGCAGGGGTCCCCAGGgtcaggcggggggggggggggcgggaggggggtaaGGTGCCCATAGTCTACCAGCCGGACTCAGCTGCAACCCCCCACACCCTTGATGAGGTTGGCGGCCTCGGGGATCTGGCGGAAGAGGTTCCGAAGGGTGTCCAGCTCCTGGGTCAGCTGCTCCACGCGGCTGCGGAGGCGCTCGTTCTCTGCCATGTACTCCAGTACCTTCTGCTGCGTCTCCAGAATGCGCCTCTTGGCCTTGTCCCGACTCTTGCGCACGGCGATGTTGTTCCGCTCCCGCCGCAGCCGGTACTCCAGGCTGTCTTTGTTGACCGCCTTCTTGCCCTTGTGCGAGGGGCCCGCTGGAGAGGGAGCCTTCAGCAGGGGACTGCAGGGGGGCGCGGCAGCAGCCATaggggcctggagggggaggcacagagagggacaAGAGgtgagggctggccaggaagcagAGTGGAGGCAGGGCAGCGAGGCCGGCAGCCAGAGCACCCTTGGGCCTCAAAGGGATACGGGTTCCAGAGCCAGCTCCTGGGTCCCAGTCCGAGCAGCCTCTGCCTGCCGGATGCACAGGGTCCCGGCTCTGACTAAAACTCCCTTTCATGCTGCACACTCTCTGAGGGTACTTTCCTTCAATCTATCTTGAGTCTCCAATTCTGTGATCAGCAAGCATTTCCTCTTCTAGAAGCAGGCGGCAGGGAAACGAGAGGTGGGCGGCAGAGAAGCTGGGGGGCCTGAGGTCAGGCAGGTCAGCTGGCCACAGGGACTGCAGGACATTGGGCTTCAGGGGGGAGCGGATCCACAGAGAAGGAAGCAGGGTCATGGTTGGGTGGTGGGTGCAGAGAGCTTTGGGGTGAGTCAATTTCACAAAGCAACGCCAAGCACAGACTCACAAAGAATGTAAGCAGGAAGCTCAGAGTTCCCCCATCCACAGGGGCCTCTCTCCAGCCCCGGGAAGGCACGGAGGAGAACTGACCTGCTCTTACCTTGAGGACACGCAGGGGCTGGCTGGGCGCTGCTAGAGCCGGGGGCAGGTGCATGGCCGTCTGCCCACAGTGTGCCACTTGGTACTGCAGAGGATTGTAGCCGCTGCGGCCGGCCCCGCGGCTGCCCTCGGGGCCCCGAGGCTCCTCCTTCACAGCCACCGCCCTGGGGTCGTAGCTCCCCGGGCTGCTGTAGATGCCAGGTCCCAACGCCTTCCTGTCGGGGCCGAAGGTGTGTGGGGGGTAGGCGAAGGGCCGAGGGTCAGGCGGCAGGTAGTGGGGGAACGCCGGGGCTCCGGAGCCCTTGAGGCCTCGGGCCTCCGGTGATGGCTTCACAGCGAAGAGGTCGGAGAGAAGCTGCT from Eptesicus fuscus isolate TK198812 chromosome 5, DD_ASM_mEF_20220401, whole genome shotgun sequence harbors:
- the CEBPE gene encoding CCAAT/enhancer-binding protein epsilon, with the protein product MSHGTYYECEPRAGQQPLEFSGARAGPGELGDMCEHEASIDLSAYIESGEEQLLSDLFAVKPSPEARGLKGSGAPAFPHYLPPDPRPFAYPPHTFGPDRKALGPGIYSSPGSYDPRAVAVKEEPRGPEGSRGAGRSGYNPLQYQVAHCGQTAMHLPPALAAPSQPLRVLKAPMAAAAPPCSPLLKAPSPAGPSHKGKKAVNKDSLEYRLRRERNNIAVRKSRDKAKRRILETQQKVLEYMAENERLRSRVEQLTQELDTLRNLFRQIPEAANLIKGVGGCS